The following are encoded in a window of Syntrophorhabdaceae bacterium genomic DNA:
- a CDS encoding ABC transporter permease, with amino-acid sequence MKIKRAMRVWQRHFSVYTKLYKSSIALNFIEPVLYLVALGFGLGAFVKEVHGKPYIQFIAPGIIASSSMFAATYESTYGTYVRMTFQKTFDAILSTPVNIDDLVAGELIWAATKSVFYGAIIIAAISVFGLVESPLVITLLPVLFVSGLIFAEISMACVAVVPGIDSLNYFYTLFMTPMFLFSGIFFPLDALPPFVSYIAYFTPLFHLTNICRSFAAGDVSSVAGDILWLCIALLVLIPLPFRLMKRRIVR; translated from the coding sequence TTGAAGATTAAAAGGGCGATGCGGGTCTGGCAAAGACATTTTTCCGTCTACACGAAACTTTACAAGTCGAGCATTGCACTCAACTTTATTGAGCCCGTCCTTTACCTTGTCGCCCTCGGGTTCGGACTCGGGGCCTTTGTAAAGGAGGTGCACGGGAAACCCTATATCCAGTTTATCGCCCCCGGTATTATTGCCTCGTCCTCGATGTTTGCCGCGACGTATGAATCCACGTACGGCACCTATGTGCGGATGACCTTTCAGAAGACCTTTGACGCGATCCTTTCGACCCCTGTCAATATCGATGACCTTGTAGCGGGGGAGTTGATATGGGCCGCCACAAAAAGTGTTTTTTACGGCGCCATCATCATTGCGGCGATCAGCGTTTTCGGTCTTGTGGAATCCCCGTTGGTAATCACGCTTCTGCCTGTTCTCTTCGTGAGCGGCCTGATCTTTGCGGAGATATCGATGGCATGTGTCGCCGTTGTGCCCGGGATCGATTCTCTGAACTATTTTTATACCCTATTCATGACGCCCATGTTCCTCTTCTCGGGCATCTTTTTCCCCCTTGACGCACTGCCGCCCTTTGTCTCCTATATCGCTTACTTTACGCCGCTTTTTCATCTTACGAACATCTGCAGGTCCTTTGCCGCGGGGGACGTCTCCAGCGTAGCGGGCGATATCCTGTGGCTCTGTATCGCCCTTCTCGTCCTGATCCCTTTACCTTTCCGGTTGATGAAAAGAAGAATAGTGAGATAG
- a CDS encoding 4Fe-4S dicluster domain-containing protein, translating to MRIDEKLALDAFKTDKESHIIIKHEICRKQCTTKPCLFICPGHLYSYNEELDEIVVEFAGCLECGTCMVACKEGAIEWGYPKGEYGVQYRYG from the coding sequence ATGAGGATTGACGAGAAACTTGCCCTTGATGCGTTTAAAACGGACAAAGAAAGCCATATTATCATTAAACATGAGATATGCAGGAAGCAGTGCACAACGAAGCCCTGTCTTTTTATATGTCCCGGTCATCTCTACTCATATAACGAAGAGCTCGATGAGATCGTCGTGGAATTTGCCGGCTGCCTTGAGTGCGGAACCTGCATGGTTGCCTGTAAAGAGGGCGCCATAGAATGGGGCTACCCGAAGGGAGAGTACGGCGTCCAGTATCGCTACGGCTAA
- a CDS encoding ABC transporter ATP-binding protein, whose translation MNIVTAKGLTKDFNGLRAVDSVDFEIRKGECFGFLGPNGAGKTTVMRVLYCFIEPTSGDVKVFDLNVKDEPSLIKSRLGVMPQEENLDLELSVIENLIVYARYFDIPKNTSLAIATELLSYVELSGKANVSIKNLSGGMKRSLLLARALLNGPELLILDEPTTGLDPHTRQVVWKKLNDLKARDTTLILTTHYMEEADRLCDRAAIMDQGKIITIDSPERLKEKHGGNLEEVYLKLTGRLLED comes from the coding sequence ATGAATATCGTTACGGCAAAAGGACTGACGAAGGACTTCAACGGCTTGCGGGCCGTCGATTCCGTTGACTTTGAGATCCGAAAGGGTGAGTGCTTCGGTTTCCTTGGTCCTAATGGCGCAGGCAAAACGACGGTCATGCGGGTGCTCTATTGTTTCATTGAGCCGACCTCAGGTGATGTGAAGGTCTTTGACCTCAACGTAAAGGATGAGCCGAGCCTCATAAAATCACGGCTGGGGGTGATGCCCCAGGAGGAGAACCTCGACCTCGAGCTCTCTGTCATCGAAAACCTGATTGTCTATGCAAGGTATTTTGATATCCCGAAGAATACGTCATTGGCTATTGCTACAGAGCTTCTTTCGTACGTCGAGTTGAGCGGAAAGGCCAACGTAAGCATAAAGAACCTTTCGGGAGGGATGAAGAGGAGCCTCCTCCTTGCAAGGGCTTTATTGAACGGGCCGGAGCTCCTTATCCTCGATGAACCGACAACAGGACTCGACCCACACACGAGGCAGGTGGTGTGGAAGAAGCTGAATGATCTGAAGGCGCGGGACACGACGCTGATCCTTACCACGCACTATATGGAGGAGGCCGACAGGCTCTGCGACAGGGCGGCTATTATGGATCAGGGCAAGATCATTACCATCGATTCCCCTGAACGCCTGAAAGAAAAACATGGCGGGAACCTCGAAGAGGTCTATCTTAAACTCACAGGAAGATTGCTTGAAGATTAA